A genome region from Hydrogenoanaerobacterium saccharovorans includes the following:
- a CDS encoding YebC/PmpR family DNA-binding transcriptional regulator: MSGHSKWSTIKRKKEKTDGARAKIFTKIGREISVAVKESGADPNNNSKLYDLIAKAKANNVPNDNIDRAIKKASSEGNKNDYVDMVYEGYGPCGVAVIVEALTDNKNRTAGDLRHYFDKFGGNLGQTGCVSFMFERKGIVVVENNKLSEDKVMEDCMEVGANDFHFEEDAVEISCEPNDLHIVNKGLIEKGYKVLSADAVMVPSTYTTIDDPDLQNKMSLLLDHLEDNDDVQQVFHNWEMPDEPDED; encoded by the coding sequence ATGTCTGGACATTCCAAGTGGAGTACCATCAAGCGGAAAAAAGAAAAGACTGATGGTGCACGAGCCAAGATCTTTACCAAAATAGGCAGAGAAATTTCGGTTGCAGTCAAAGAAAGCGGTGCCGATCCAAATAATAACAGCAAACTGTATGACTTGATTGCAAAAGCCAAAGCCAACAATGTCCCTAATGATAACATTGACCGTGCGATTAAAAAAGCATCCAGCGAAGGCAATAAAAACGATTACGTTGATATGGTTTACGAAGGATATGGACCTTGCGGTGTAGCGGTAATTGTAGAAGCATTAACAGATAATAAAAACCGTACAGCAGGGGATTTGCGCCATTATTTTGATAAATTCGGCGGTAATCTTGGACAAACCGGTTGTGTATCTTTTATGTTTGAACGCAAGGGAATTGTCGTTGTTGAGAACAATAAACTCAGCGAAGATAAAGTTATGGAAGATTGCATGGAGGTTGGCGCAAACGATTTTCATTTTGAAGAAGATGCGGTGGAAATCTCCTGCGAGCCCAATGATCTCCATATCGTAAACAAAGGGCTTATTGAAAAGGGCTACAAGGTGCTTTCTGCAGACGCTGTGATGGTACCCTCCACTTATACAACCATTGATGATCCCGATTTGCAAAACAAGATGTCGCTGTTGCTCGATCACCTTGAGGATAACGACGATGTTCAGCAAGTGTTCCATAATTGGGAGATGCCTGATGAGCCGGACGAAGACTAA
- a CDS encoding cation:proton antiporter: MKLDVFFYLAVILLTGLLFGKLAKLVKLPNVTGYLIGGLLIGPSVLGLIPGETVSQLTMISDMALGFIAFSIGSEFKISYFKRVGFTPIVIAILEALCAVWFVLGGLLLAGFKLPFSLILSAIAAATAPAATIMVIKQYKAKGPVTETLLSVVALDDAVALIAFGFAVTIAKSIISPNAGSLAMSILDPIFEVVITLVAGSLLGLAFAFLLKFFKSQANHLNLSAAFVFLTITCAKMLNVSALLTCMAMGAVLVNLSDASEDAMKITDMVTPPLFMMFFVLSGAGLDISILPSIGVVGVIYIILRVAGKMFGAWAGGAIMKAPATVRKYLGPALIPQAGVAIGLTFVAQTVVPEYADTIRAVVLCGTLIYEIVGPAIVKISLTKAGEIADK, translated from the coding sequence ATGAAATTAGATGTATTCTTTTATCTCGCTGTTATTTTATTGACCGGCTTACTGTTTGGTAAACTTGCCAAACTGGTTAAACTGCCAAATGTAACCGGATATTTAATAGGGGGGTTGTTAATTGGTCCTTCCGTTTTGGGGTTGATCCCCGGCGAAACAGTATCGCAGTTGACTATGATATCGGACATGGCACTGGGTTTTATTGCCTTTTCGATAGGCAGTGAATTTAAAATCAGCTATTTTAAGCGTGTAGGATTTACCCCTATTGTTATTGCAATTTTGGAAGCTTTGTGTGCAGTATGGTTTGTTTTGGGCGGCCTTTTGCTGGCAGGCTTTAAATTGCCGTTTTCGTTAATACTTAGCGCAATAGCAGCCGCTACCGCACCTGCTGCAACCATTATGGTTATCAAGCAGTATAAGGCAAAAGGGCCTGTTACCGAAACCCTGCTAAGCGTTGTGGCACTTGACGATGCCGTGGCTTTGATTGCATTCGGTTTTGCTGTAACCATTGCAAAAAGTATTATTTCACCCAATGCCGGCTCTTTGGCTATGTCGATTTTAGACCCCATTTTTGAAGTGGTTATCACCCTAGTGGCAGGCAGTTTATTAGGACTTGCATTCGCGTTTTTGCTAAAATTTTTCAAAAGCCAAGCCAACCACTTAAACCTGAGTGCCGCTTTTGTATTTTTGACAATTACGTGTGCAAAAATGCTCAATGTATCCGCCTTGCTAACGTGTATGGCAATGGGCGCTGTTTTGGTTAATCTTTCAGACGCTTCTGAAGATGCAATGAAGATTACCGACATGGTTACTCCCCCATTGTTTATGATGTTCTTCGTGCTTTCGGGCGCAGGGCTGGACATCTCGATTTTGCCGTCAATCGGAGTTGTAGGTGTTATTTATATCATTCTGCGTGTTGCCGGTAAGATGTTTGGCGCATGGGCTGGTGGTGCCATTATGAAGGCACCTGCTACCGTTCGTAAATATCTTGGTCCTGCACTGATCCCTCAGGCAGGTGTTGCCATCGGTTTGACGTTTGTGGCACAAACTGTAGTACCGGAATATGCAGATACAATACGCGCTGTTGTACTTTGCGGTACACTTATTTATGAAATAGTAGGGCCGGCTATTGTAAAAATCAGCCTTACTAAAGCCGGAGAAATTGCAGACAAATAA